In Streptomyces sp. NBC_00306, a single genomic region encodes these proteins:
- a CDS encoding amidohydrolase family protein, with protein MDTDDTTSAGLLDHIQRQSSDPHRRILFTGATIVTMDADLGVLARGDLLVEGDTITAVGPDLTADGAVVVDATSAILAPGFVDTHRHAWEAQLRRIMPDIDDLGAYVMTTLAGYATVYRPQDMYIGTKLAALTAIDSGITTMLDFSHNSRTRDHSDAAIQALLDTGIRGVHASMGPHFGEWHRQWPGDLTRIKSQYFSTDDQLLTLRLATLSTDEIAGPALAYGPELARVAQDLGVGVSVDAVFGASSSEAVLGWAKAGILGPDVTLIHATGLTAEAWQEMGASGTTVALAPTSDAQIGLETAVPAVDEALAVGIRPGLSIDVEVALASDMFTQMRALHAIQRMRAVNAAYGTDQHVMRISTHDVLDFATLQGARTNGLHGVTGSLTPGKKADLLVIEAEGLNNMPLNDPIGTIVLGSDARNITAVLVNGEPRKWDGQVLDVDLPALRSQVYASREYILNNSTD; from the coding sequence ATGGACACCGACGACACCACCAGCGCCGGCCTGCTCGACCACATACAGCGCCAGTCCTCCGACCCACACCGACGTATCCTGTTCACCGGCGCGACCATCGTCACGATGGATGCGGACCTCGGAGTCCTCGCCCGCGGTGACTTGCTCGTCGAAGGCGACACCATCACCGCCGTCGGGCCCGATCTGACGGCAGACGGCGCCGTGGTAGTCGATGCCACTAGCGCGATCCTGGCTCCCGGATTCGTCGACACCCACCGCCACGCGTGGGAAGCCCAACTGCGCCGGATCATGCCGGACATCGACGACCTCGGTGCCTATGTGATGACCACCCTGGCCGGTTACGCCACCGTCTACCGACCCCAGGACATGTACATCGGCACGAAACTGGCTGCCCTGACCGCGATCGACAGCGGAATCACGACCATGCTCGACTTCTCGCACAACTCCCGTACCCGGGATCACTCCGACGCCGCCATCCAGGCCTTGCTCGACACTGGCATTCGCGGCGTGCACGCCTCCATGGGACCGCACTTCGGAGAATGGCACCGGCAGTGGCCCGGCGACCTGACCCGGATCAAGAGCCAGTACTTCAGCACCGACGACCAACTGCTGACCCTGCGCCTGGCGACCCTCTCCACCGACGAGATCGCGGGACCGGCACTCGCCTACGGACCTGAACTCGCCCGTGTCGCACAGGACCTGGGTGTGGGTGTGAGCGTCGACGCCGTTTTCGGCGCATCGTCATCCGAGGCAGTACTGGGCTGGGCCAAGGCCGGCATCCTCGGCCCGGACGTCACCCTCATCCACGCGACGGGCCTCACCGCCGAGGCCTGGCAGGAGATGGGTGCCTCAGGGACCACTGTCGCGCTCGCGCCCACGTCGGACGCACAGATCGGTCTGGAGACCGCGGTCCCCGCCGTCGACGAGGCTCTTGCCGTCGGGATCCGGCCGGGACTGAGCATCGACGTCGAAGTCGCTTTGGCCAGCGACATGTTCACCCAGATGCGAGCACTGCACGCCATACAGCGTATGCGCGCGGTCAACGCCGCCTACGGTACCGACCAGCACGTCATGCGCATCAGCACGCACGATGTGCTGGACTTCGCCACCCTCCAGGGTGCACGCACCAACGGCCTGCACGGTGTTACCGGCTCGCTCACGCCTGGCAAGAAGGCCGATCTGCTGGTCATCGAGGCCGAGGGCCTCAACAACATGCCCCTCAACGATCCGATCGGCACCATCGTGCTGGGCTCGGACGCCCGCAACATCACCGCCGTCCTTGTCAATGGTGAGCCGCGAAAGTGGGATGGCCAGGTCCTGGACGTCGACCTGCCCGCGTTGCGAAGCCAGGTATACGCATCGCGCGAGTACATCCTGAACAACTCCACCGACTGA
- a CDS encoding Atu4866 domain-containing protein — protein MTNIRTTVSPHRDEAVRRELLFPRGRPLLLSGGAVITGNPLMGGWQEADVLIGGSLIVGVGPGLLTAAGDDNMIVIDCAGALVLPAATDFTSPAGSGTLTPGNVADIAVLQLADAPGTPVGAVPARGSHLDILVTGGHVRLWNGRPLDEASAAAPPDGVHVFDSTHPFTGMWVDEEDFVRQELLPNGRYDEARGDRPSAYQGRYWVSGTRIDYLDDLGFWAFGEFHDGTLHHAGYRFTRRCPPWTSAR, from the coding sequence ATGACGAACATCCGTACAACCGTAAGTCCCCACCGTGACGAGGCGGTCCGGCGTGAGCTGCTCTTCCCTCGGGGGCGGCCCCTGCTGCTGTCCGGCGGCGCGGTCATCACCGGAAACCCGCTGATGGGCGGCTGGCAGGAAGCCGATGTCCTCATCGGGGGCTCGCTGATCGTGGGAGTCGGCCCCGGCCTGCTGACCGCCGCGGGCGACGACAACATGATCGTCATCGACTGCGCGGGTGCCCTCGTCCTGCCGGCCGCAACCGACTTCACCTCGCCCGCCGGCAGCGGCACTCTCACCCCAGGCAATGTCGCCGACATTGCGGTCCTCCAGCTGGCCGACGCCCCCGGAACTCCGGTCGGCGCAGTCCCGGCCCGCGGCTCGCACCTCGACATCCTGGTCACCGGAGGCCACGTGCGCCTCTGGAACGGCCGCCCTCTGGACGAAGCCTCCGCTGCCGCTCCTCCGGACGGGGTGCACGTCTTCGACTCGACACACCCGTTCACGGGGATGTGGGTCGATGAAGAGGACTTCGTACGCCAGGAACTCCTCCCCAACGGGCGCTACGACGAGGCCCGTGGGGATCGACCCAGCGCCTACCAGGGGCGCTACTGGGTCAGCGGTACCCGCATCGACTACCTCGACGACCTCGGCTTCTGGGCCTTCGGCGAGTTTCACGACGGCACACTGCACCATGCCGGATACCGCTTCACTCGGCGCTGCCCCCCGTGGACCTCAGCCCGCTGA
- a CDS encoding Atu4866 domain-containing protein, producing MTSNEIPRGPHPYVGMWVTADGHIRQELLPNGRYDEARGNRKSAYTGSYTVTGNHIDYTDDTGFTATGDVREGVLYHEHLVLHRESQVPPVARQ from the coding sequence ATGACCAGCAACGAAATCCCCCGCGGCCCGCACCCGTACGTCGGGATGTGGGTGACCGCAGACGGACACATCCGCCAGGAGCTCCTGCCGAACGGCCGCTATGACGAGGCCCGCGGCAACCGCAAGAGCGCGTACACCGGCAGCTACACCGTCACAGGCAACCACATCGACTACACGGACGACACCGGATTCACTGCCACCGGCGACGTCCGAGAAGGCGTCCTCTACCACGAACACCTCGTGCTCCATCGCGAGAGTCAAGTGCCGCCGGTGGCGCGACAGTAG
- a CDS encoding SDR family oxidoreductase: MSTLLSASPLAGRVAVVSGASSGMGAATAERLAGLGAKVAVLARRQDKLDEVVKSIEAAGGTALAFAVDVTDRDAVQAAAQQIAFELGTADLVFNNAGVQLISGIEELKVDDWQRQIDLNVTGVMNVIAAFLPQLTAAASQGRPADLINTSSIAATRILEKFSIYSGTKAYISHLTRLLRVELGPKMVRVATIEPGMVETELPDHVEDPDASELMAGLIRDIDCLQSADIAETVAFMAAVPRHVNLTEITIMPTAQAI, encoded by the coding sequence ATGTCCACTCTTCTGTCAGCCTCGCCTCTCGCGGGCCGTGTCGCCGTTGTCTCGGGAGCCTCCAGCGGGATGGGGGCCGCCACCGCGGAGCGCCTCGCCGGTCTCGGCGCCAAGGTCGCCGTTCTGGCACGCCGCCAGGACAAGCTCGACGAGGTCGTGAAGAGCATCGAAGCTGCGGGCGGCACTGCCCTCGCATTCGCCGTCGACGTCACCGACCGCGACGCCGTTCAGGCTGCTGCTCAGCAGATCGCTTTCGAACTCGGCACCGCTGACCTGGTGTTCAACAACGCGGGTGTCCAGCTCATCTCCGGCATCGAGGAGCTCAAGGTCGACGACTGGCAGCGCCAGATCGACCTCAACGTCACCGGCGTCATGAACGTCATCGCCGCATTTCTCCCCCAGCTCACGGCAGCAGCGTCGCAGGGCCGGCCCGCCGACCTGATCAACACGTCATCGATCGCCGCCACCCGCATTCTGGAGAAGTTCTCGATCTACTCCGGAACCAAGGCCTACATCAGCCACCTCACCCGGCTGTTGCGGGTTGAGCTCGGCCCCAAGATGGTCCGCGTCGCCACGATCGAGCCCGGCATGGTCGAGACCGAACTCCCGGACCACGTCGAGGACCCCGACGCCAGTGAGCTGATGGCGGGGCTGATCCGCGACATCGACTGCCTCCAGTCCGCGGACATCGCCGAGACCGTCGCGTTCATGGCTGCTGTGCCGCGCCACGTCAACCTCACCGAGATCACCATCATGCCGACCGCTCAAGCGATCTGA
- a CDS encoding SDR family NAD(P)-dependent oxidoreductase has protein sequence MATWFVTGASRGLGAEIARSALADGNNVVIAVRNPDRIPEDFKESDRVLAVALDVTSTASIPAAVEAAVDRFGGIDVLVNNAGRGLLGALEEVTDAEARSLFDLNVFGLINTTRAVLPVMRKQGFGKLVHIGSRSGFEGEPGVSLYSASKFAVAGISEALSAEMAPFGVQSMVVEPGVFRTDFLDSSSLSVAADRIAAYDGTPAHVTLDWIDKANHAQLGDPVKGGALIYEVTSSEKLPTHLYLGADTIERLEVKYQQVQSDLAPWREKSAATAHDDV, from the coding sequence ATGGCTACTTGGTTCGTCACCGGCGCATCTCGCGGGCTCGGCGCAGAAATTGCGCGTTCCGCGCTCGCCGACGGCAACAACGTCGTGATCGCGGTTCGTAACCCGGACCGGATTCCGGAAGACTTCAAGGAATCCGACCGGGTTCTGGCCGTTGCCCTGGACGTGACGAGTACCGCGAGCATTCCTGCAGCCGTCGAGGCTGCTGTCGACCGCTTCGGCGGTATCGACGTGCTGGTCAACAACGCCGGCCGTGGTCTGCTCGGGGCTCTGGAAGAGGTCACCGACGCGGAGGCCCGGTCGCTGTTCGACCTCAACGTCTTCGGCCTGATCAACACCACCCGCGCCGTCCTGCCCGTCATGCGCAAGCAGGGGTTCGGCAAGCTCGTTCACATCGGCTCCCGCTCCGGGTTCGAGGGCGAGCCCGGCGTGAGCCTGTACAGCGCCTCCAAGTTCGCAGTCGCCGGAATCAGCGAAGCCCTGTCCGCGGAAATGGCGCCCTTCGGAGTTCAGTCGATGGTGGTCGAACCCGGCGTATTCCGCACCGACTTCCTCGACTCCAGCTCTCTTTCCGTGGCCGCCGACCGTATCGCGGCCTACGACGGCACCCCGGCTCATGTGACGCTGGACTGGATCGACAAGGCCAACCACGCGCAGCTCGGCGACCCGGTCAAGGGTGGGGCGCTGATCTACGAGGTCACCTCCAGCGAGAAGCTGCCGACTCACCTCTACCTGGGGGCGGACACCATCGAGCGCCTCGAGGTCAAATACCAGCAGGTCCAGAGCGACCTCGCCCCCTGGCGCGAGAAGTCCGCTGCCACTGCGCACGACGACGTGTAA
- a CDS encoding helix-turn-helix domain-containing protein, giving the protein MDSDKRPAAESALGGFLRARRAQLRPEDAGLSTSGRRRVPGLRREEVALLAGVSVDYYMRLEQGRERHPSQQVLDAVAKALRLDDAAVAYLYQVAVPSARRMRRSHRVERVGRPMQQLIESWSDTPAFILGHSLDILARNQLAEALHTGFNYSDNLVRMTFLDSFARDFYREWDRAAVSCVAALRQAAGGDPDDRRLIELVGELSVKSGEFRDLWARHDVQGKTREAKLFRHPAVGDLELHYEAFTIHSAADQQLVVYQAEAGSPSVDALALLGSLSAVPALQTPP; this is encoded by the coding sequence ATGGACTCAGATAAGCGCCCGGCCGCCGAGAGCGCGCTGGGAGGTTTCCTCCGTGCGCGGCGCGCCCAGCTGCGCCCCGAAGACGCCGGACTCAGTACGTCCGGCCGCCGTAGGGTGCCCGGTCTGCGTCGTGAAGAGGTCGCCCTCCTCGCCGGCGTCAGCGTCGACTACTACATGCGCCTGGAACAGGGCCGCGAACGGCATCCCTCCCAGCAGGTCCTCGACGCTGTGGCCAAGGCTCTGCGACTGGACGATGCCGCGGTGGCCTACCTCTACCAGGTGGCCGTGCCGAGTGCCCGCCGTATGCGCCGCTCCCACCGAGTCGAACGCGTCGGCCGGCCGATGCAGCAACTCATCGAGAGCTGGTCCGACACACCTGCCTTCATCCTCGGCCACAGCTTGGACATCCTGGCGCGCAACCAGCTCGCCGAGGCCCTCCACACAGGCTTCAACTACAGCGACAACCTCGTTCGCATGACCTTCCTCGATTCCTTCGCACGTGACTTCTACCGGGAATGGGACCGAGCAGCCGTATCGTGTGTGGCCGCCCTTCGCCAGGCTGCCGGTGGGGACCCGGACGACCGACGATTGATCGAGCTCGTCGGCGAACTGTCCGTCAAGAGCGGAGAGTTCAGAGACCTCTGGGCACGCCACGACGTACAGGGCAAGACGCGTGAGGCGAAACTGTTCCGACACCCCGCGGTCGGCGACCTCGAGCTGCACTACGAGGCCTTTACCATCCACAGCGCCGCCGATCAGCAGCTTGTTGTCTACCAAGCCGAAGCAGGCAGCCCTTCGGTCGACGCCCTCGCCCTGCTCGGGTCTCTCAGCGCCGTCCCCGCGCTGCAAACGCCCCCGTGA
- a CDS encoding helix-turn-helix domain-containing protein yields the protein MEQIVELGEFLRSCRGRLDPGEAGVPRTARRRVPGLRREELALLAGVSVDYYTRLEQGRSRTASPEILDALATALHVDDTERAHMFDLAHRRPVQPQRARMSPPERLSPAVHQLLATLNTAYCPAFVLGRRTDVVATNPLARALIADFDAMPAKERNQARFVFLDPEARELYTDWETVAADTAALLRMDAGRHPADAQLGELVGELAARSRSFREYWAERRVNERTEGAKGYHHPVVGDLAVTYQALMLPGNTDQTLFIYTTEPESPSETAMRLLATWSGGDAVDRAQTVPVSHEDEEPEHVWTRARATHLD from the coding sequence ATGGAACAGATCGTGGAGCTGGGAGAATTCCTCCGTTCATGCCGCGGCCGACTCGACCCCGGCGAGGCGGGGGTGCCCAGAACGGCCCGCCGACGCGTCCCCGGCCTGCGGCGTGAGGAGCTGGCTCTGCTCGCCGGCGTCAGCGTCGACTACTACACGCGGCTGGAACAGGGACGCAGCCGGACAGCTTCGCCTGAAATACTCGACGCGCTGGCCACCGCCCTGCATGTGGACGACACCGAACGCGCACACATGTTCGACCTGGCTCATCGCCGGCCTGTCCAGCCTCAGCGGGCCCGCATGTCGCCACCCGAGCGGCTCAGCCCCGCGGTGCACCAGTTGCTGGCCACTCTCAACACGGCCTACTGCCCCGCCTTCGTCCTCGGGCGCCGTACCGACGTCGTGGCGACCAACCCACTCGCCCGTGCGCTGATCGCAGATTTCGACGCCATGCCGGCCAAGGAACGCAACCAGGCCCGCTTCGTCTTCCTCGACCCCGAGGCGCGGGAACTGTACACAGACTGGGAGACGGTCGCCGCCGACACGGCCGCCCTGCTCCGCATGGACGCGGGACGACACCCCGCTGATGCGCAGCTCGGCGAGCTGGTGGGCGAACTCGCCGCCCGCAGTCGGAGCTTTCGTGAGTACTGGGCCGAGCGCAGAGTGAACGAACGCACCGAGGGGGCAAAGGGCTACCACCACCCCGTTGTCGGTGACCTGGCCGTCACCTACCAGGCGCTGATGCTGCCCGGAAACACCGATCAGACACTCTTCATCTACACCACCGAGCCGGAGTCACCCTCCGAAACCGCGATGCGACTGCTCGCGACCTGGTCCGGCGGGGACGCCGTCGACCGTGCGCAGACCGTGCCAGTCAGCCATGAGGACGAGGAGCCGGAACATGTCTGGACCCGTGCCCGAGCCACCCACCTCGACTAG
- a CDS encoding helix-turn-helix transcriptional regulator produces MSDGTPLGDFLRARREALKPQDVGLPEHGRRRVPGLRREEVALLAGVSSDYYMRLEQGREKSPSPQVVDAVATALKLDDEAVEHLRRLTRAPYESRRLVAGDEQVDAQLLQLLDSWPDTPAFVLGPALDVLARNSLAAALHSGFQRFDNLARMVFVDPAGRDFYQAWERAAHSCVAELRAAYGYDPESPRINEVVRTLSTKSPEFADLWARHDVKAKTRQTKPLRHSQVGDLEIQFSAFTVNGAAHQQLVVYQAEPASRTAAAFIELRSTFEAQREEAGSDRAGVDR; encoded by the coding sequence ATGAGCGACGGTACCCCGCTGGGAGACTTCCTCAGAGCACGGCGCGAAGCCCTCAAGCCGCAGGATGTGGGACTGCCCGAGCACGGCCGCCGGCGAGTTCCCGGCCTGCGCCGCGAGGAAGTCGCCCTGCTGGCCGGCGTCAGCTCCGACTACTACATGCGCCTGGAGCAGGGTCGCGAGAAGAGTCCTTCGCCTCAGGTGGTTGATGCAGTCGCGACGGCCCTTAAGCTTGATGACGAAGCTGTCGAGCACCTGCGCAGGCTCACCCGGGCGCCGTACGAAAGCCGCCGCCTCGTGGCCGGCGATGAGCAGGTCGATGCTCAGCTTCTGCAGCTCCTCGACAGTTGGCCGGACACCCCTGCCTTCGTCCTGGGCCCGGCCCTGGACGTGCTGGCCCGCAACAGTCTTGCTGCTGCCCTGCACAGCGGATTCCAGCGATTCGACAACCTGGCTCGCATGGTGTTCGTCGACCCTGCCGGACGCGATTTCTACCAGGCGTGGGAGAGAGCCGCACACTCCTGCGTCGCCGAACTCCGTGCCGCCTACGGATACGATCCGGAGTCGCCACGGATCAACGAAGTCGTCCGGACCCTCTCTACCAAGAGCCCGGAATTCGCGGATCTGTGGGCACGCCACGACGTGAAGGCCAAAACTCGACAGACCAAGCCTCTTCGGCATTCCCAGGTCGGCGACCTGGAGATCCAGTTCTCGGCTTTCACGGTCAACGGGGCAGCCCACCAGCAGTTGGTCGTCTACCAGGCCGAACCCGCCAGCCGGACGGCCGCCGCTTTCATCGAGCTCCGGTCCACGTTCGAAGCTCAGCGCGAAGAGGCCGGTTCGGACCGGGCCGGCGTCGACCGCTAG
- a CDS encoding flavin reductase family protein, with translation MTTASDLQEHPLNQVHRLIEPGPVILVTTRHEGIPNVMTNGFNMMVRHEPPLIGCTIGPWDHSYAALRATDECVISIPGSELAEIVVDVGNCSGQEVDKFQTFDLTPVDAESVQAPLIAECFANIECRVVDTALVDSYDLFVLEAVKAWVDPSRTDPQMFHHRGDGTFTLDGETVDLQDRMTKWQYLL, from the coding sequence ATGACCACTGCCAGTGACTTGCAGGAACACCCTTTGAATCAGGTGCATCGCCTGATCGAGCCCGGCCCCGTGATTCTGGTGACCACGCGGCATGAGGGCATCCCCAACGTGATGACCAACGGCTTCAACATGATGGTCCGGCACGAACCGCCGCTGATCGGATGCACCATCGGACCTTGGGATCACAGCTACGCCGCTTTGCGCGCAACCGATGAATGCGTCATCTCGATCCCCGGCAGCGAACTTGCCGAGATTGTGGTCGACGTGGGCAACTGCTCCGGCCAGGAGGTCGACAAGTTCCAGACTTTCGACCTGACGCCCGTGGACGCAGAGAGCGTCCAGGCGCCGCTGATCGCCGAATGCTTCGCCAACATCGAATGCCGCGTCGTCGACACGGCCCTTGTTGACTCGTACGACCTGTTCGTACTCGAAGCGGTCAAAGCCTGGGTCGACCCTTCACGCACCGACCCGCAGATGTTCCACCACCGTGGTGACGGCACGTTCACACTCGACGGCGAGACGGTAGATCTCCAGGACCGCATGACCAAGTGGCAGTACCTTCTCTGA
- a CDS encoding Na+/H+ antiporter, with product MAGLELIVVVLAAVLLMSWTARRLHLSEPMLLLAGGILIGLTPPFEHVDIPPDVILMIFLPALLYWESLTASLREIKSNFRSIALQATGLVLVTALAVAAVAHGLGYAWPLAFVLGAVLAPTDVAAVAAVARAMPRRILTLLRTESLLNDGTALVLLAVGLELLTAGEPFSWATTTLRFVESYAGGVAIGAAIAFALIPVRRHLHEGILHSGLSVATPFIAFLPAEALHVSGVLAVVTCGLITNRVGPRIIGPDARLQSVSFWEVTTFLLNGALFVLIGIQTPAAVRALTSISLLQAAGIAAAVSATVISVRIAWFYTVPYLVRLIDRRPQQRERRISARQRLPLAWAGMRGAISLAAALAIPATTTDGRPLEQRDAVIFITVVVIVVTLALLGPALPPVVRRAHFSEDVTEADEVDLAVRHLAATALTEMPALVSRFDVPRDACSYITADLNKQMALGAGELHDAGASGMRRQVSAVFALEEALLEVKRTALAELRNQGRIDDIVLRRVQRHLDAEEQSLELRDALLPPADGAVEPDRDRDRDRGREDGPAPS from the coding sequence ATGGCAGGTCTGGAGCTCATCGTGGTGGTCCTGGCCGCCGTTCTCCTCATGAGCTGGACGGCACGCCGACTGCACCTGAGTGAACCCATGCTCCTGCTGGCCGGCGGCATCCTGATCGGCCTGACGCCACCCTTCGAGCATGTCGACATCCCACCCGACGTCATCCTGATGATCTTCCTCCCGGCACTGCTGTACTGGGAGTCGCTCACCGCCTCCCTGCGCGAGATCAAGAGCAACTTCCGATCCATTGCCCTGCAGGCGACTGGACTGGTGCTGGTGACAGCACTCGCCGTTGCCGCGGTCGCGCATGGCCTCGGGTACGCGTGGCCACTCGCCTTCGTCCTGGGAGCCGTGCTGGCCCCCACCGACGTGGCCGCCGTGGCTGCAGTCGCCAGAGCCATGCCCCGTCGCATCCTGACGTTGCTGCGTACCGAGAGCCTGCTCAATGACGGAACCGCCTTGGTCCTGCTCGCCGTGGGCCTGGAACTGCTGACCGCCGGTGAGCCCTTCTCCTGGGCCACTACAACGCTGCGGTTCGTAGAGTCTTACGCAGGTGGCGTGGCCATCGGTGCTGCCATCGCATTCGCCCTGATCCCGGTGCGCCGCCATCTGCACGAGGGGATTCTGCACAGTGGCCTGAGCGTCGCCACACCCTTCATCGCCTTTCTGCCCGCAGAGGCGCTGCATGTCTCGGGTGTCCTGGCTGTCGTCACCTGCGGGCTGATCACCAATCGGGTGGGCCCGAGGATCATCGGGCCCGATGCCCGTCTTCAGTCCGTCTCCTTCTGGGAAGTCACGACCTTCCTTCTCAACGGTGCCCTCTTCGTCCTCATCGGCATCCAGACGCCGGCCGCAGTCCGGGCGCTCACTTCCATCTCACTGCTGCAGGCGGCGGGCATCGCGGCAGCGGTCAGTGCCACCGTCATCAGCGTCCGTATCGCATGGTTCTACACCGTGCCCTACTTGGTCCGGCTCATCGATCGCCGACCGCAACAGCGCGAGCGTCGCATCAGTGCTCGCCAACGACTCCCGCTGGCGTGGGCCGGGATGCGAGGCGCGATCTCCCTCGCCGCGGCACTGGCCATCCCGGCGACGACGACGGACGGCCGGCCCCTCGAACAGCGCGACGCGGTCATCTTCATCACCGTCGTCGTCATCGTGGTCACCCTGGCTCTCCTCGGCCCCGCCCTTCCCCCGGTCGTCCGCCGTGCGCACTTCAGCGAAGACGTCACGGAAGCGGACGAGGTCGACCTCGCCGTACGTCACCTCGCCGCAACCGCGCTCACCGAAATGCCTGCCCTGGTGAGCCGATTCGACGTCCCCCGTGACGCCTGCTCCTACATCACCGCCGATCTCAACAAGCAGATGGCTTTGGGCGCCGGCGAGCTGCACGACGCGGGGGCCAGTGGTATGCGCCGTCAGGTGAGTGCCGTCTTCGCCCTCGAGGAAGCCCTCTTGGAGGTCAAGCGCACCGCCCTCGCTGAACTGCGCAACCAGGGGCGCATCGATGACATCGTGCTGCGCAGGGTGCAGCGGCACCTGGATGCCGAGGAACAGAGCCTGGAGCTCAGGGACGCACTGCTTCCCCCAGCCGACGGTGCTGTCGAACCGGACAGAGACAGAGACAGAGACAGAGGCCGGGAGGACGGGCCGGCCCCGTCCTGA
- a CDS encoding transposase, with protein sequence MRNRAAGRRVVDWAAQIHGRDLEIVREDPGRRGFQVQPKRWAAERTLSWLASHRRLARDYETSPAHSETMICRAMIGIMLRRFTRKGPASRPGPRPLTRFAAS encoded by the coding sequence ATGCGAAACAGGGCTGCAGGACGCCGCGTGGTCGACTGGGCCGCGCAGATCCACGGCCGCGACCTGGAGATCGTCCGCGAGGACCCCGGCCGGCGCGGCTTCCAAGTCCAGCCCAAGCGGTGGGCGGCAGAGCGCACGCTGTCGTGGCTCGCCTCCCACCGGCGCCTGGCAAGGGACTACGAGACCAGCCCGGCCCACTCCGAGACCATGATCTGTCGGGCGATGATCGGCATCATGCTTCGGCGGTTCACCCGCAAAGGACCGGCGTCACGGCCTGGCCCCCGGCCGCTCACCCGATTCGCTGCAAGCTGA
- a CDS encoding aldo/keto reductase, which yields MKTVELGSQGLTVSSQGFGAMSMSGVYGASHDETESIATLNHAVDLGITLFDTAESYGPFENERLLHRALGHRRDEIVLATKFGLDFTDEGAPGPLDGRPEHIRRAVERSLRHLGTDVIDLYYMHRLDPDTPVEETMGGMAELVTAGKVRYIGLSEVSAATIRRAHAVHPLTAVQSEMSLFSRDLLDNGTKAVLDELGIGTVAYSPIGRGFLSGSIRSVDDLAPDDSRRGLPRFSPENIAANLALVDHVRAIAERRNATPAQVALAWVSAQGAVAIPGTKRRRFLEENAAAHDIELNAEELSSLDQAVRPDNVSGARYTPQQLASTDR from the coding sequence ATGAAGACAGTTGAACTGGGCAGTCAGGGACTGACCGTGTCCTCTCAGGGATTCGGCGCCATGAGCATGAGCGGGGTGTACGGCGCCAGTCATGACGAGACGGAATCCATCGCGACGCTCAATCACGCCGTGGACCTCGGGATCACCCTGTTCGACACGGCAGAGTCCTACGGCCCCTTCGAGAACGAACGACTCCTGCACCGCGCACTCGGCCATCGCCGCGACGAAATCGTCCTGGCGACGAAGTTCGGCCTCGACTTCACCGACGAGGGTGCACCCGGACCGCTGGACGGCCGGCCCGAACACATCCGCCGCGCCGTCGAACGGTCGCTGCGCCACCTGGGCACCGACGTGATCGACCTCTACTACATGCACCGCCTGGACCCCGACACCCCCGTCGAGGAGACCATGGGCGGCATGGCAGAACTCGTCACGGCCGGCAAGGTGCGCTACATCGGCCTGTCGGAGGTGTCCGCCGCGACGATCCGGCGCGCCCACGCGGTGCACCCGCTGACCGCCGTGCAGTCGGAGATGTCGCTCTTCAGCCGCGACCTGCTGGACAACGGGACCAAGGCCGTCCTGGACGAACTCGGCATCGGGACCGTCGCGTACTCGCCCATCGGCCGCGGATTCCTGTCCGGCTCCATCCGCAGCGTGGACGACCTGGCGCCCGACGACTCGCGCCGAGGACTCCCCCGCTTCTCGCCGGAGAACATCGCGGCCAACCTCGCGCTGGTCGACCACGTACGCGCCATCGCCGAGCGACGTAATGCCACGCCGGCCCAGGTCGCGCTGGCCTGGGTGAGCGCACAGGGTGCGGTGGCGATCCCGGGAACCAAGCGCCGCAGGTTCCTCGAGGAGAACGCCGCAGCCCACGACATCGAACTGAACGCCGAGGAGCTGTCCTCCTTGGACCAAGCCGTCCGACCGGACAACGTCAGCGGCGCACGGTACACCCCGCAGCAGCTCGCCTCGACCGACCGCTGA